One Streptomyces dangxiongensis genomic window, GACGCCCGGCGCGCCGCTCAGCGCCCTCGCCCTGCTCACCCCACAGGAGCGCCGCACCCTGCTGACGGGGCGGCACGGCACGGTCCGCGCCCGCCCGGCCCGTACGCTCCCGGCGCTGTTCGAGGCCCACGCGGCGGCGGGACCGGAACGTGCGGCGCTCGACGTGCCCGGAGAGGGCGAGGTGTCGTACGGGCGGCTGAACGCGGACGCCAACCGGCTCGCCCGGCTGCTGCTCGGCCGCGGGGCCGGGCCGGGTGCCGTGGTCGCCCTCCTCCTTCCCCGCTCCTCACTCACGGTCACCGCCCTGCTGGCGGTCCTGAAGACCGGCGCGGCCTATCTGCCCGTCGACCCCGACTACCCGGCCGAGCGCATCGCGTACATGCTCGGCGACGCGGGCCCGGCCGCCGTCCTGACCACGCGGGAGGCCGCCGGCCGGGTGCCGGACGGCCTGGCACGGGTGGTGCTGGACGACCCGGCCACCGCGGACCTCACCGGCACGTTGTCCGGTGCCGACCTCACCGACGCCGAGCGGATCCGCCCCGCTGTCGGCGCGGGACACCGCGTACGTCATCTACACCTCCGGCTCGACCGGCCGGCCCAAGGGGGTGGCGGTGCCGCACGGGGGCGCGGCCAACCTGGTCGCCCACCACCGGGAGCACCTGGGGACCAGGCCGGGCACGCGGGTGCTCCAGTTCGCCTCGTTCAGCTTCGACGCGACCGTGTGGGAACTTGCGGCCTCGCTGTTCTCCGGCGGCACCCTCGTGCCGGCGACCGCCGAGAGCCGGCTGTCCGCGCCGCTGCTCGCCGGACTGCTCGCCGGGCAGCGGATCGACCACGCGATCCTGCCGCCGACCGTCGTCGGCCGCTTCCCGGATCCGGCCGCCCTGCCCGGCGGCCTGTGCCTGGTGGTCGGCGGGGAGGCCTGCCCGCCCCACCGTGGTGGAACGCACCGCCGGCCATGTGACGCTGCGCAACGCCTACGGGCCGACCGAGATCTCGGTGGCCGCCACCCTCAGCGCCCCGCTCACCCCGGACAGCGGCCGGCCGCCGATCGGGGGCCCCCTGGACAACGTGCGGGTGTACGTCCTGGACGCGGCCCTCGCGCCGGTGCCGGACGGCATCACCGGCGAGCTGTACATCGCCGGTGCCGGTCTGGCGCACGGCTACCGGGGGCGTCCGGCCACCACCGCCGAGAGGTTCGTCGCCGACCCCTACGGGCCGCCCGGCACCCGCATGTACCGCACCGGGGACCTGGTGCGCCGGCGGGCGGACGGCACCCTGGACTACGCCGGCCGCGCCGACCAGCAGATCAAGCTGCGGGGTTTCCGCATCGAGCCGGGCGAGATCGAGTCCGCGCTCACCCGGCACCCGGTGATCGCGCAGGCCGCCGTGGTGCTGACCCCGGCGGACGGCGGCGGCCGGCTCACCGGGTACGTGGTCCCCGTACCGGGGGTGGCCGCCGTGGACGTGCCCGTGCTGACGGCGTATCTCGCCGAGTCGCTGCCCGCGCACATGGTGCCCACGGCGCTGGTGTCGCTGCCCGCGCTGCCGCTGACCCCGAACGGCAAGCTCGACGTGCGGGCCCTGCCCGCGCCCGGCACCCCGGCGCCCTCCGGTGCGGGCCGCGCCCCGCGCACCCCGGCCGAGCAGGCGCTCGCCGAGGTGTTCTGCGAGGTGCTCGGCCTGGACGAGGTCGACGCCGACGGGGACTTCTTCGCGCTGGGCGGGGACAGTCTGCGCTCGGTGGAGGTGGTGAGCCGGGCCGCCAAGGCCGGGCTGACGCTGGCCCTGTCCGACGTCTTCGCGCACCGCACGCCGGCGGCACTGGCGGCGGCCTCGGCCACGGCCGGACCGCGGGCACCGGCCACCGTGCCACTGCTGGCGATCCGGCCGCACGGGACGGACGCGCCGCTGTTCTGTGTGCACGGCGGGGTCGGCTTCGGGCTGCCGTTCGCGGAACTGGCCGCGCACCTCGACCCCGGCCGGCCGGTGTACGCGCTCCAGTCCGACGGCGTCGCGGCGGAGCCGGGGACCTGGGAGCGGCCCGCGGACGTGCCCTCGCTGGCGGCGGTGTACGTCGAGCGGCTGCGGCAGGTGCGGCCGCACGGGCCGTACCACCTGCTGGGCTGGTCCTTCGGCGGGCTGGTCGCCCACGAGATGGCCGTACGGCTCCAGGCGGCGGGCGAGCGCGTGGCGTTCCTCGCGGCCCTCGACGCCTTCCCGGTGGCACCCGGCGACCCGAACCCCACCGACGAGGAGATCCGGTCCGCCTTCCTCGCCCACCACGCGCGCGGCACGGCGATCGCGGCGGAGGACCTCGACCGGCTGATGACGGTGATGCGCCATCACACCGACATCGCGCGGAAGTTCACCCCCGGCCGGTTCACGGGCCCGCTGACACTGTTCGTGGCGGCGCACGGGCAGCCGGCACCCACCGCGGAACTGGCCGCGCGCTGGCGGCCCCACCTGGACGGCCCGCTCACCGTGCACGACATCGCCTGCGGTCACGAGGAGATGCTGGGCGGCGCGGCGGTACGGCGGATCGGCACGCTCACCGACAGCGCCCTGCGCGAGGCGTGAACGCGGGCACGGCTGAAGCGCCGGCGGCCCTGGGAGGCCACCGGCGCTTCACCGTCCCTCACCGGGTCACAGCAGTGACGGGTCCTGCATCAGGATCGCCTGGTAGAGCGTGTGCAGCCGCTGGCTGGGCTTGAGTCCCAGCTCGTCGTCGAGCCACTTGCGGGTGCGGTGGAAGATGTCGACGGCCTCGGACTGGCGTCCGCACCGGTAGAGCGCGATCATCAACTGCTCGCTGAACCGCTCACGTTCGGGATACTGAGCCAGCAGCTGCTTCAGCTCGGCAACGACGACCCCCGCCTCGCCGGCCTGGAGCTGCGCCTGGATCAGGTCTTCCCGTGCACTTTTGCGCTGTTCGTCCAGCCGCAGGGCCACGGCCCGGCAGCGCGGTCCGTCGCTCACGTCGAGCAGGGCGGGCCCGCGCCACATGGCGAGGGACCGCCGCAGCAGCCCGATGGCCTCGTGCGGCTCCCGGCTGACCAGGCTCGCGCCCCGCTCGGCCAGGCGCAGGAAGCGGTAGGCGTCGAGAGCGTCCTCGGCGACGTCCAGTGTGTAGCCGTTGTCGACGGTGCGGATGAGCCCGTCCTCACCGTCCGCGAAACCCAGCTCCGCCAGCGACTTCCGCATGCGGCGGACATTCGCCTGAAGAGCGTTCCGGGTGTTCTTCAGCGGGGCTTCGCCCCAGAGTTCGTCGATCAGTTCGTCGAAGGCGACCACTTGACTCGGATTCAGCGCGAGCATGGTCAGCATCACGCGAATCTTCTTGGCCCGCACACCGATGGTCTTTTGTCCGTCCCCGATCAGCAGCGGACCCAGTATGGAGATGTGCACCAAATTCCCGTCCCTACTCATAAAAACCGGTCACAAGCTCCCGCCTCGCGACCTACGGGGCGGCCACGGAACCGTGAGTGGGCAGTGTGCTATGCACAGCGCCCGACACAGGGAAACATCTGGGAGTCAGAACTGATCAATTATCAATCACATCTGGCCGGTTAGGCACTGTACCTTCGTACATGAGCAGATGGGCCTGAGCGACGAGGCCCACCTGAAGACGGGATTCCACTTTCAGCTTCGCCAGGATATTCGCGACATGCGCCTTCACCGTGCGTTCGGTCACCCGCAACCTGGACGCGATGGCGCGATTCGATAAGCCTGCGCCGAGCAGTGAGAAGACCTGACTCTCCCGCTCCGAGAGGAACTCCACCTGGGTGAGCTGGTACTGCCAACGAGTCGACGGCAGGCCGTCGTCACCGTCCATAGGGCCACTCCCCGTGATCGCCCCGCATCCCCCGTCAACGCGCGCCGGAAACCTTCGGTCGGCTTGATTCCGTCGAACGCGGGACCGAGTGTAGCGCTCTCACTACCGCCGTCGCAGAGAATGGACTTTCTCGCCGGAATTCACCGCCCACGGGTGTCGGTGACACGTGAAAGGGGCCGTGACCCCCGCCGGGTGGTGCGCCACCCGGCGGGGTTCACGGCCCCGGCCTCCCGGGATCACCGGCGGGCGCGCACCCTCACCACGTCGTCGGCCGCCACCGCCAGCGGGGCCGGCACACGCACCGGCCGGGTCTCGTCCTGGTGGGCCAGGCGCGAGGGCCACCAGGTCTTCCAGCCCAGCAGCATGACCACCGAGGGCAGCACGACGATCCGGATGAGAGTGGCGTCCAGCAGCACCGCGCAGGCCATGCCCACGCCCAACTGTTTCATCTCGATGAAGTTGAGCGAGGCCAGCAGTCCGAACACACAGACCATCACCACCGCCGCGCTCGTCACGACACCGGCCGTGCGGGTGATGCCCTGCTCCACCGCCTCCCTGATGTTCAGCCCGCCGCGCGCCGCCTCCCGGATCCGGCTGATCACGAACACGTGGTAGTCCATCGACAGGCCCAGCAGGATCACGAACAGCAGCAGCGGGAGCCACGCCACCACCCGCCCGGTGGACTCGAAGTCCAGGATCCTCTCCGCCCACGTCCGCTGGAAGATCAGCGCCAGCAGACCGAAGGAGGCCACCGCGGACAGCACGTTCAGCACCACGGTGATCGCGGCGAGCACCAGCGACCGGAAGGCCAGGGCCATCACCAGGAAGGTGAACACCAGGGCCACCAGCAGCACCCACGGCATCTTGTCCACGACGTTCGCCCGGTAGTCCACGTCGTACGCGACGTCACTGCCGCCCACCGCGTACTCGCCGCCCGCGATCCGGCCGAGCGTGGCCGGGGCGATGTCGTCCCGCAGCCGGAACAGGGAGTCCTGGGCCTGCCGGGAACTGCTGTTGAAACGGGTGCCGACGGCGATCGTCGCGACCCGCCCGTCCCGCGAGGTCCGCACCTCGGGCGGCGGCGTGTGCACGAACAGTCCGTCGTGCCGCACCCGGTCGACGAGGGCGTCGACCCCCCGCGTCAACTCCCCGCCGTGACCCACGGGCACCCGCACGGCGACCATGTGCGTGTCCGCCTGGCTCGGGAAGGACCGCGTCAGCCGCTCGTTGGCCTGCATCGCGGGGATCGACCGGGGCAGGTCGTCGATGCCGGTCGCCTTCAGGCGCAGGTCGAGGGCGGGCACCGCGAGGGCCAGCAGGGCGCCGACGGAGAGGATCAGCGCCAGGGCCGGGTGCCGCAGGGCCGGCTTGAGCATCGCCGACCACAGCCGGGGCTTGACGCCGCCCTTCTGGGTGAGCCGCCACACCAGCGGCACCCGCGGCTTGTCCAGGTAGCGGCCGAACTTGGAGAGCATCGCCGGCAGCACGGTCAGCGAGGCGAGCATCGCGATGCCCACCACCAGCACCGCGCCCGTGGCCATCGACTCGAAGGCGATGTGCCCGGCGAGGTAGAGGGCACCCATGGACGCCATCACGACCAGGCCCGAGATCATCACCGAGTGCCCGGAGGTGGCGGCGGCGATCTCGATGGCGTCGATGTTGTTCGCCCCCAACGCCCGTTCCTCGCGCTGGCGTTTGAGATAGAACAGCGAGTAGTCGACGCCGATGGCCATGCCCATCAGGACGATGATGTGGGTCACCGGACCGGGGTCGGGCACGAGCTGGGAGGCGACACCCCACAGGCCCAGGCCGGCGAGCACCGAGGAGATGCCGAGCAGCACCGGGACGCTCGCGGCGACGATCGCCCCGAACACGAAGACCATCACGAGCAGCGTCACCGGCAGGCTCAGCACGGTGGCCTTGCTCAGGTCCCGGTCGAGCATGTCGTTCAGACCGGCCTTGATGGAGCCGGCGCCGACCAGCTCCACGCGGACGTCGGTGTGCGCGTCCCGGACCGCGGCCACCTTCCGCAGCAGCGGCCCGACCCGGGCGTCCGCGGTCTCCGGGTCACCCGCGAGGGTCACGGGCACGAGCAGGGCCGAACCGTCGGGGGGCGGGCACGGGCCGGCCGACGGCGGCGACGCCCCCGACGCCCTTCACGGCGTCGACGGCCTCGCCCAGCGCCCGGTTCGCGGCCGACCGGTCCAGCGTGCCCCGGTAGGGGGTGACGAGGATGTTCTCCACCGCGCGGCTCTCCAGGCCGCCGCTGCGGGACAGGGCCGCGGCCCGGCCCGACTGCCCGATGGCCAGATCCGAGTCGGTGGCGGAC contains:
- a CDS encoding response regulator transcription factor, producing MDGDDGLPSTRWQYQLTQVEFLSERESQVFSLLGAGLSNRAIASRLRVTERTVKAHVANILAKLKVESRLQVGLVAQAHLLMYEGTVPNRPDVIDN
- a CDS encoding alpha/beta fold hydrolase — its product is MVERTAGHVTLRNAYGPTEISVAATLSAPLTPDSGRPPIGGPLDNVRVYVLDAALAPVPDGITGELYIAGAGLAHGYRGRPATTAERFVADPYGPPGTRMYRTGDLVRRRADGTLDYAGRADQQIKLRGFRIEPGEIESALTRHPVIAQAAVVLTPADGGGRLTGYVVPVPGVAAVDVPVLTAYLAESLPAHMVPTALVSLPALPLTPNGKLDVRALPAPGTPAPSGAGRAPRTPAEQALAEVFCEVLGLDEVDADGDFFALGGDSLRSVEVVSRAAKAGLTLALSDVFAHRTPAALAAASATAGPRAPATVPLLAIRPHGTDAPLFCVHGGVGFGLPFAELAAHLDPGRPVYALQSDGVAAEPGTWERPADVPSLAAVYVERLRQVRPHGPYHLLGWSFGGLVAHEMAVRLQAAGERVAFLAALDAFPVAPGDPNPTDEEIRSAFLAHHARGTAIAAEDLDRLMTVMRHHTDIARKFTPGRFTGPLTLFVAAHGQPAPTAELAARWRPHLDGPLTVHDIACGHEEMLGGAAVRRIGTLTDSALREA
- a CDS encoding MMPL family transporter, with product MPVTLAGDPETADARVGPLLRKVAAVRDAHTDVRVELVGAGSIKAGLNDMLDRDLSKATVLSLPVTLLVMVFVFGAIVAASVPVLLGISSVLAGLGLWGVASQLVPDPGPVTHIIVLMGMAIGVDYSLFYLKRQREERALGANNIDAIEIAAATSGHSVMISGLVVMASMGALYLAGHIAFESMATGAVLVVGIAMLASLTVLPAMLSKFGRYLDKPRVPLVWRLTQKGGVKPRLWSAMLKPALRHPALALILSVGALLALAVPALDLRLKATGIDDLPRSIPAMQANERLTRSFPSQADTHMVAVRVPVGHGGELTRGVDALVDRVRHDGLFVHTPPPEVRTSRDGRVATIAVGTRFNSSSRQAQDSLFRLRDDIAPATLGRIAGGEYAVGGSDVAYDVDYRANVVDKMPWVLLVALVFTFLVMALAFRSLVLAAITVVLNVLSAVASFGLLALIFQRTWAERILDFESTGRVVAWLPLLLFVILLGLSMDYHVFVISRIREAARGGLNIREAVEQGITRTAGVVTSAAVVMVCVFGLLASLNFIEMKQLGVGMACAVLLDATLIRIVVLPSVVMLLGWKTWWPSRLAHQDETRPVRVPAPLAVAADDVVRVRARR
- a CDS encoding AfsR/SARP family transcriptional regulator codes for the protein MHISILGPLLIGDGQKTIGVRAKKIRVMLTMLALNPSQVVAFDELIDELWGEAPLKNTRNALQANVRRMRKSLAELGFADGEDGLIRTVDNGYTLDVAEDALDAYRFLRLAERGASLVSREPHEAIGLLRRSLAMWRGPALLDVSDGPRCRAVALRLDEQRKSAREDLIQAQLQAGEAGVVVAELKQLLAQYPERERFSEQLMIALYRCGRQSEAVDIFHRTRKWLDDELGLKPSQRLHTLYQAILMQDPSLL